The segment CTCAAGGATTTCCCCGGCGGCGAGGTGCACGACGACGTCGTGGGGCAGCCCGACGGGCCCGTGCTCGGCTGGATCGGGCCGCGACCGTTCACGGCATCGGAGATCGAGCAATTGCGGCAGGCGGCGCGCTTTGCCGCGACGCCGCTCGCATTGCTCGCGGCGCGCGCCACCTTGCGGGCGGCGCTCGAAGTCTATCTCGGCAAGCGCAGCGCCGAGCGGGTGCTGGCCGCGCCGTTGCGGCGCGACCTCGGCGAGACCATTCAGGCCGCGCTGCTCTATGCCGATCTGCGCGGCTTCACCACCTTGTCGGAAACCATGCCACCTGCGGGCGTCATCGCGGCGCTCGACGCCTGGTTCGATCGCATCGCGGGCGCCGTTCACGCCTTCGGTGGCGAGGTGCTGAAATTCATCGGCGACGGCGTGTTCGCGATCTTTCCGGTCATCGACGCCTCGCCGCGTCGCGCCTGCGATTCAGCTCTGCGCGCAGCAGCTGCGGCGCGGGCCGGCATGGCTCATCTCAACGAGGAGCGCCGCGCTCAAGGCCTGCCACCACTGTCGTTCGGCGCGGCGCTTCATCTCGGCGAGATGTTGTGGGGCAATATCGGTGCCGCCAATCGGCTGGACTTCACCGCGATCGGTCCCGCCGTCAATCTTGCCAGCCGGCTCGAGGGCCTGTGCAAGCCGCTCGACAAGACCGTGCTGGTGTCGGGAGCGCTCGCCGCGACGACGGACACGCCACTGGTTTCGCTTGGGATGCACCGGCTGCGCGGCATTGCCTCGCCGTGTGAGGTGTTTGCGTTGCCGGAAAGTTGAAGAAGCAGTTCGTAGGGTGGGCAAAGGCGTGCACTTCGCGCGCCGTGCCCACCATCTCACGACGAGCATCGTCTTGATTGGTGGGCACGCTGCGCTTTGCCCACCCTACAATTCGTGGCTGGCTACATCCCGCCCATCTTGCAGACGAGCTTCCACTCCTCCGCCGTCACCGGCTGCACCGACAGGCGCGAATATTTCACCAGCGCCATCTCGGCGAGCTTCTTCTCGGCCTTGACCGCAGCCATCGTCACCGGCGTCTTCAAGGGCTTGTCGGCCTTGATGTCGACGCAGACGAATTTTCCGGTCTTGTCGGTCGGATCCGGATACGCTTCCTTGATCACTTCCGCGATGCCGACGATCTCCTTGCCCTCGTTGGAATGATAGAAGAACGCCTTGTCGCCCTTCTTCATGTTCACGAGGTTCTGGCGCGCAGTGAAATTGCGCACGCCGGTCCAGGCCTCGCCCTTGGCGCCCTTCTCGACCTGCTGGTCCCAGGACCACACCGACGGTTCGGATTTCACCAGCCAGTAGTTCATCGCGCGCCCTATCCGTTCGTCATGGCCGGGCCTGTCCCGGCCATCCACGTTCTGCCATCAGTTCAATATCAAGACGTGGATGCCTGCGACAAGCGCGGGCATGACGAGAAGATGTCATTCCTCTGCCTTGAAGGGCCGCGTCAGAAGCCCCGAGATCGCGGCGTCGATCGTGCTTCGGCCGCTCAGGATCGAAGCGACCGCTTCCGATACCGGCATCTCGATGCTCTGCGAAGCGGCGAGCTCGATCAGCACCGGCGCGGTGAACTCGCCTTCGGCAAGTTTGCCGGCCGGCGGCTGCTCGCCGCGACCGAGGGCGAGTCCGAGCGCAAAATTGCGCGACTGCGGGCTCGCGCAGGTCAGGATCAGATCGCCGAGGCCGGACAGGCCGGTGAGCGTTTCGCCGCGCGCGCCGAGCGCGCGGCCGAGGCGCGTCAGCTCGGCAAAGCCGCGGGTGGTGAGCGCGGCCTGTGCCGAGGCGCCGAGCTTGCGCCCGACCGCGATGCCGACCGCGATCGCCAGCACGTTCTTGGCCGCGCCGCCGATCTCGACGCCGCGGATATCGGTGGAGTGATAGGGCCGGAAGGTCGGCGAGCCCAGCGCCTGCACCAGCTGGCTCGCCAGCGCGTCGTCCTTTGCCGCCAGCGTGACCGCTGTCGGCTGGCCGCGCGCGACGTCATCGGCAAAGCTCGGCCCTGACAGGATCGCCGGCTGCGCGTGCGGCGCGGCCTCGGCGATCACATCGGTCATGAATTTGTGCGTGCCGTGCTCGATGCCCTTGGCGCAGGCGATGACGGGCACTGGCTTTGTGATGTGCGAGGCCAGCATATTGACCGCGCCGCGCAGATGCTGCGCCGGCGTCGCAATCAGCAGCATGTCCGCGCGCGCGGCAAGTGCGAGCTCGCTGGTCACGACAATCTCCGGCGCCAGCTGTACGCCGGGCAGCCGCGGATTATCGCGGGAGGAAGCGATCCGTGCAGCATGCTCGGCGTTGCGCGCCCACAGCGTCACTTCGCGCCCGGCGCGCGCCGCCACCGTCGCCAGCGCCGTGCCCCAGGCACCGGCGCCGATCACCGCAACGGATTGAAACGCGGTCATCGCTAAAATCCCGCCCGCGTGTTGCCGTAGCCCGCCGGCGCCGTGGCGTTGGCGTCGAGCAGCCAGCGCGCGCGGGGCTGGGCTTCCATCGTGTCGGTCAGGCCGAGCGCGAGGCGTTCGGCTCCGGCCCATGCGATCATCGCGCCATTGTCCGTGCAGAGCGACGGCGGCGGCATGATCAGTTGCGTCCCGGCTTGCCGCGCCACGTCATGCAACGCACCGCGAATCGCCTGGTTGGCGGCGACGCCGCCAGCCGCGACCAGCGCCTGGGGCGCGCCGAACTGCTCGCCGAAAAGCTTCAGACCAACGCTCAGCCGGTCGGCCGTCGAATCCATGACGGCGGCCTGAAAGCTCGCGCAGAGATCGCTGATGTCTTGCGGCGTGATTTCGAGGAGCCGGCTGGCTTCATTTCGCACCGCCGTCTTCAATCCGGAAAGGGAAAAGTTGGCGTCGGGGCGCCCCTGCATCGGTCGCGGGAAGGCAAAGCGCGCGGCATCGCCGTCGGCCGCGGCGCGCTCGACTTGCGGGCCGCCGGGATAGGGCAGGCCCAGCATCTTCGCGACCTTGTCGAAGGCCTCGCCGATCGCGTCGTCGACGGTGGTGCC is part of the Bradyrhizobium commune genome and harbors:
- a CDS encoding adenylate/guanylate cyclase domain-containing protein, with product MQLTPTLAWLVDAASDVAGADRLLAELGARLLADDVPLSAGALTLEVPDPLIARRTWLWRADGDQVIEALGFAPAGLSPGPPRDAGRRWLKDFPGGEVHDDVVGQPDGPVLGWIGPRPFTASEIEQLRQAARFAATPLALLAARATLRAALEVYLGKRSAERVLAAPLRRDLGETIQAALLYADLRGFTTLSETMPPAGVIAALDAWFDRIAGAVHAFGGEVLKFIGDGVFAIFPVIDASPRRACDSALRAAAAARAGMAHLNEERRAQGLPPLSFGAALHLGEMLWGNIGAANRLDFTAIGPAVNLASRLEGLCKPLDKTVLVSGALAATTDTPLVSLGMHRLRGIASPCEVFALPES
- a CDS encoding NAD(P)H-dependent glycerol-3-phosphate dehydrogenase — its product is MTAFQSVAVIGAGAWGTALATVAARAGREVTLWARNAEHAARIASSRDNPRLPGVQLAPEIVVTSELALAARADMLLIATPAQHLRGAVNMLASHITKPVPVIACAKGIEHGTHKFMTDVIAEAAPHAQPAILSGPSFADDVARGQPTAVTLAAKDDALASQLVQALGSPTFRPYHSTDIRGVEIGGAAKNVLAIAVGIAVGRKLGASAQAALTTRGFAELTRLGRALGARGETLTGLSGLGDLILTCASPQSRNFALGLALGRGEQPPAGKLAEGEFTAPVLIELAASQSIEMPVSEAVASILSGRSTIDAAISGLLTRPFKAEE
- the tsaD gene encoding tRNA (adenosine(37)-N6)-threonylcarbamoyltransferase complex transferase subunit TsaD; translation: MLVLGIETTCDETAAAVIERAPDGRGRILSNIVRSQIEEHARFGGVVPEIAARAHVDLLDGIVDRAMHEAGVGFAELNGVAAAAGPGLIGGVIVGLTTAKAIAMVHDTPLVAVNHLEAHALTPRLTDGIEFPYCLFLASGGHTQIVAVTGVGQYVRLGTTVDDAIGEAFDKVAKMLGLPYPGGPQVERAAADGDAARFAFPRPMQGRPDANFSLSGLKTAVRNEASRLLEITPQDISDLCASFQAAVMDSTADRLSVGLKLFGEQFGAPQALVAAGGVAANQAIRGALHDVARQAGTQLIMPPPSLCTDNGAMIAWAGAERLALGLTDTMEAQPRARWLLDANATAPAGYGNTRAGF
- a CDS encoding EVE domain-containing protein, whose amino-acid sequence is MNYWLVKSEPSVWSWDQQVEKGAKGEAWTGVRNFTARQNLVNMKKGDKAFFYHSNEGKEIVGIAEVIKEAYPDPTDKTGKFVCVDIKADKPLKTPVTMAAVKAEKKLAEMALVKYSRLSVQPVTAEEWKLVCKMGGM